The following are encoded together in the Kwoniella newhampshirensis strain CBS 13917 chromosome 7, whole genome shotgun sequence genome:
- a CDS encoding T-complex protein 1, zeta subunit produces MSSIELINPRAESIRRTQALQVNTAGAVGLANVVKSNLGPRGTIKMLVDGSGQIKMTKDGKVLLSEMQIQNPTAAMIARTAVAQDEQVGDGTTSVVLLVGELLKQADRYIQEGVHPRVIGEGFDMAKKEALSFLDSFKQFPKLDRANLISVAHTALSTKLHAKLATKLSADVVDAVLAIQAPETIEEGAHREPIDLHMIEVMKMQHRTDTDTQLIKGLVMDHGARHPDMPKRVENAFILTLNVSLEYEKTEVNSGFFYSSAEQREKLVESERRFVDSKLKKIVEFKNAVCDQAVGSGEKQKNFVLINQKGIDPMSLDVLAKNGILALRRAKRRNMERLQFACGGVAQNSVEDLTPDVLGWAGLVYEHTLGEEKYTFVEDVKEPKSVTMLIKGPNAHTMTQIQDALRDGFRSVKNAIEDHCVIPGAGAFEIACSAHLQTALKATAKGRTKLGVLAFAEAMLIIPKTLAANGGFDVQDAIVALQQEAEETDDPVGLDLKSGEPTNPVTEGIWDNYRVKRQMLHGAATIAVNLLNVDEVLRAGRSSLKPEGGPGP; encoded by the exons GCAGGAGCTGTGGGTCTCGCAAATGTCGTCAAGTCAAACCTAG GCCCAAGGGGTACCATCAAGATGTTGGTGGATGGCTCGGGTCAGATCAAGATGACAAAG GACGGTAAAGTCCTCCTGTCAGAGATGCAGatccag AATCCCACAGCAGCAATGATTGCTCGAACGGCCGTCGCGCAGGACGAGCAAGTCGGAGATGGAACTACCTCTGTAGTCTTACTCGTGGGAGAGTTGTTGAAGCAGGCCGACCGATATATCCAGGAAGGTGTCCACCCCCGAGTGATCGGAGAGGGTTTCGAcatggcgaagaaggaggctCTATCT TTCCTCGACTCTTTCAAGCAATTCCCTAAACTCGACCGAGCTaacctcatctccgtcgCCCACACTGCCCTCTCGACCAAGCTCCACGCCAAACTCGCTACCAAGCTCTCAGCTGATGTTGTCGATGCTGTCCTCGCCATCCAGGCTCCCGAGACCATTGAGGAAGGCGCTCATCGTGAACCTATCGACTTGCACATGATTgaagtgatgaagatgcaGCACAGGACGGATACGGATACTCAGTTGATCAAGGGTTTGGTAATGGACCACGGAGCTAGACATCCGGATATGCCTAAGAGGGTCGAAAACGCTTTTATTCTCACCTTGAACGTTTCCCTCGAGTACGAGAAGAC CGAGGTCAACTCTGGCTTCTTCTACTCTTCCGCCGAACAACGTGAGAAGCTCGTAGAGTCCGAAAGGCGATTTGTCGATTCGAAACTGAAGAAGATTGTTGAGTTCAAGAACGCCGTCTGTGACCAAGCTGTCGGATCaggagagaagcagaagaacTTTGTGTTGATCAACCAAAAGGGTATTGACCCTATGAGTCTGGATGTGTTGGCGAAGAACGGCATTTTGGCATTGAGAAGAGCTAAGAGAAGGAACATGGAGCG ATTGCAATTCGCTTGTGGTGGTGTTGCGCAAAACTCGGTTGAGGATCTTACTCCGGACGTCCTCGGTTGGGCCGGCCTGGTATATGAACACACtcttggagaagagaagtaCACTTTcgtggaggatgtcaaggaGCCCAAATCGGTTACGATGTTGATCAAGG GACCCAACGCCCACACTATGACTCAAATCCAAGATGCTCTTCGAGACGGATTCCGATCTGTGAAGAACGCCATCGAAGACCACTGTGTGATCCCTGGAGCAGGAGCGTTCGAAATCGCCTGTTCAGCCCATCTTCAAACAGCTTTGAAAGCCACCGCGAAGGGACGAACGAAACTCGGCGTATTAGCATTCGCCGAAGCGATGTTGATCATCCCGAAAACACTCGCTGCGAACGGAGGCTTCGATGTCCAAGATGCGATCGTGGCGCTACAgcaagaagcggaagagacGGACGATCCGGTCGGATTGGATCTCAAATCGGGGGAGCCGACGAACCCCGTCACCGAAGGGATTTGGGACAATTACAGAGTCAAGAGACAGATGTTACACGGTGCAGCGACTATTGCGGTCAACTTGTTGAACGTTGATGAAGTCCTGAGAGCAGGTAGATCGTC GCTGAAACCCGAAGGTGGTCCAGGCCCATAG